The Synechococcales cyanobacterium T60_A2020_003 region GCGATTGGGCGTTGGGGCAATTTTTTTAACTCCGAGGCGTTTGGACGACCCACAGATCTTCCCTGGAAGCTCTATATTCCCCCGGAACAGCGACCGCGTGGATATGCCGACTTCAGCTATTTCCACCCCACATTTCTCTATGAGTCGCTGTGGAATATCGGTGTTTTTAGTCTTTTGATAACCCTATTTTTCTGGGGATTGCGCCGTCCGGGTCGATTGAAGCCGGGAACGATCTTTTTAACCTACTGGGTTGGCTACAGTTTAGGGCGATTCTGGATTGAAGGGTTGCGTATGGATAGCCTCATGCTGGGGTCATTGCGGATTGCCCAGGTGATTAGCCTGGTGGGAATTACCGTTGGTGTTGCTGGATTAGTTTGGCTCTACGGTCTGGGGCGATCGCTCCCTGATGTCCCCCGGATCGAGCCGCATCCGGTCAAAAAAAATCCCGAAGTTTAATCTCCGGGATCTGAATCAGGGTGCATCTACCATTCCTGTTTACTAGCCCCTGATCCACCATCCGGAAAAGCGGCGAAATTCATGTCTGAAGTTTTGGCTAGCGCACCGCGAAAGGTGTCCCATCGTGTCTAAAACTTTGCTAGCGTTATGAATACTCCAAGCTTGGTTACAAGCTTGATCAGTAGCCGCACTCATGGTTTGAATTTTTTTGAATCCCTACTTTTGAATCCGCTATGTCTGTTAATCCCCAATCCATTTCCCAGATTAGCGTTGAAGAGTTTGCCATCCGTTGCGCTGAGGTTCAAAGCTCAGGCGTAGCAAATGGGGCAGTGCAACTCATCGACGTTCGTGAACCCCACGAGCTAGAATTAGCCGCTCTCGATGGATTTATGAACCTGCCTCTCAGCCAGTTTGAGCAATGGTCTGAGCAAATTTCAAGTGTGCTTGATCCGCACGCTGAAACGATTGTGATGTGCCAT contains the following coding sequences:
- a CDS encoding prolipoprotein diacylglyceryl transferase, which gives rise to MVLQVLPLAFEFASPGRILVQLGPLSIRWYGALIAIAVVVGLNLSRWLSKKRNMDPELVTDLAFWLVLAAIPCARLYYVLFEWSYYSQHPNEILAVWKGGIAIHGAVLGGILATIIFARLNRVSFWQLADVVAPSLILGQAIGRWGNFFNSEAFGRPTDLPWKLYIPPEQRPRGYADFSYFHPTFLYESLWNIGVFSLLITLFFWGLRRPGRLKPGTIFLTYWVGYSLGRFWIEGLRMDSLMLGSLRIAQVISLVGITVGVAGLVWLYGLGRSLPDVPRIEPHPVKKNPEV